The Prunus persica cultivar Lovell chromosome G7, Prunus_persica_NCBIv2, whole genome shotgun sequence genome has a segment encoding these proteins:
- the LOC18769998 gene encoding cysteine-rich receptor-like protein kinase 19 isoform X1: MVFKFSSVLLVLLFFHFLVAFRLQSSEAQSWIKAAYWYSGSEFPIADINSALFTHLIYSFAGLNSSSYELSLSSDSEEQDQVQHYSTFSSTAKQKNPSVTTLISIGGGNADYSVFSTLVSNSSHRKTFIDSSIKIARLYGFQGLDLCWVSANTSADMTNMGNLFQEWRAAVKSEAANSSQAQLILTAAVQYKPDLESFSFPVESIRNNLNWVHVMAYDYYGPQWTNFTGAHAALYDPSSDASTDYGIKAWIGKGLSASKLVLGLPFYGYAWKLVNPRDNGIGAPATGPAITEDGSMSYKDIKGYIQRYGADIIYNATYVVKYCIIGSSWIGFDDAQVVKIKVSYAKEQSLLGYFVWQVSHDDNWVLSLAAAATAQERASSGQKKRRLLIIILTTTASVVLILGSVMCYFRMRMFKSKAKESESRANYIADPAGTFNSNVPNLQVFGIAVIEEATEGFSIENKLGEGGYGPVYKGVLPNGQEIAVKKLSKASTQGFEEFKNEVMLTAKLQHVNLVRVLGFCIEHHEQMLIYEYMPKKSLDLYLFDPIRRYQLDWRKRVSIIEGVTQGLLYLQEYSRLTIIHRDLKASNILLDEEMRPKISDFGMARIFTKDEQEANTSRIVGTYGYVPPEYVKKGLYSTKSDVYSFGVLLVQIISGKKNAAFYGPNEDLNLLEYAYELWKEGKGMEFMDPSLDDTHSLCKLMRCLQIALLCVQEKANDRPSMLEISSMLQSENAVMEKPKMPAFSKRNEDKETNPAPRLEVCSIDDSTISEVVGR, translated from the exons ATggtattcaaattttcaagtgTACTACTAGTCCtccttttcttccattttcttgTTGCTTTTAGACTGCAAAGCTCAGAGGCACAATCTTGGATCAAAGCAGCATACTGGTATTCTGGCAGTGAATTCCCCATTGCTGACATAAACTCTGCGCTTTTTACTCACCTTATTTACTCATTTGCCGGTCTTAATTCATCATCCTATGAGCTCTCCCTCTCCTCTGACTCTGAGGAGCAGGATCAGGTGCAGCACTACTCCACCTTCTCATCCACGGCCAAGCAAAAGAACCCATCAGTCACCACCCTCATCTCCATTGGGGGTGGAAACGCAGACTACTCAGTCTTTTCAACACTTGTCAGTAATTCTTCTCACAGAAAGACCTTCATTGATTCTTCAATAAAGATTGCAAGGCTTTATGGCTTCCAAGGCCTAGACCTTTGCTGGGTTTCAGCTAACACAAGCGCGGACATGACCAACATGGGAAATTTGTTTCAAGAGTGGCGAGCTGCTGTCAAATCTGAGGCTGCAAATTCTAGCCAGGCGCAGCTGATTTTGACAGCAGCCGTTCAATACAAACCAGATTTGgagtccttttcttttccggTTGAATCCATTCGGAACAACTTGAATTGGGTACATGTAATGGCCTATGACTATTATGGGCCTCAGTGGACTAATTTCACCGGCGCTCATGCAGCTCTGTATGATCCATCAAGTGATGCTAGCACAGATTATGGTATCAAGGCATGGATTGGTAAGGGATTATCTGCTtccaaattggttttgggctTGCCTTTCTATGGCTATGCTTGGAAACTTGTGAATCCTAGGGACAATGGTATTGGTGCACCAGCAACAGGTCCAGCCATTACAGAGGATGGATCCATGAGCTACAAGGATATCAAGGGTTACATTCAGAGATATGGGGCTGATATAATCTACAATGCTACGTATGTAGTTAAGTACTGCATAATTGGATCATCTTGGATTGGTTTTGATGATGCTCAAGTtgtcaaaataaaagtttCTTATGCTAAGGAGCAGAGTTTGCTTGGATACTTTGTCTGGCAGGTTTCCCATGATGACAACTGGGTGCTTTCTCTTGCAGCTGCAG CTACAGCTCAAGAGCGTGCAAGCAGTGGACAAAAAAAGCGGCGACTTCTTATAATCATTTTGACTACAACAGCTTCAGTTGTTCTCATATTAGGCTCCGTCATGTGTTACTTCCGCATGAGAATGTTCAAGTCAAAAG CTAAAGAATCAGAATCCAGGGCAAATTATATAGCAGACCCAGCTGGAACTTTTAATAGCAATGTACCTAATCTGCAAGTCTTTGGCATTGCTGTAATTGAGGAGGCAACAGAAGGATTTTCAATTGAAAATAAGCTTGGAGAGGGTGGTTATGGTCCAGTTTATAAG GGTGTATTGCCAAATGGACAAGAAATAGCTGTGAAAAAACTTTCAAAAGCTTCAACTCAAGGATTCGAGGAATTCAAGAACGAGGTCATGCTTACAGCAAAACTACAACACGTTAATCTTGTCAGGGTTTTGGGATTCTGCATCGAACACCATGAACAAATGCTGATTTATGAGTACATGCCAAAGAAAAGCTTGGATCTCTACCTCTTTG ATCCTATCAGAAGGTATCAACTAGATTGGAGAAAACGTGTTAGCATTATTGAAGGGGTTACTCAGGGACTTCTTTATCTCCAAGAATACTCAAGATTGACAATAATCCATCGAGATCTGAAAGCTAGCAACATTTTACTTGATGAGGAGATGAGGCCTAAGATCTCAGATTTTGGCATGGCTAGAATTTTCACAAAAGATGAACAAGAGGCAAACACAAGCCGGATCGTTGGAACATA TGGCTATGTACCTCCTGAATATGTTAAAAAAGGTCTATACTCCACGAAATCAGATGTTTATAGCTTTGGAGTTCTCCTTGTACAGATCATAAGTGGCAAGAAGAATGCCGCTTTCTATGGTCCAAATGAAGACTTAAACCTTCTAGAATAC GCATATGAACTTTGGAAAGAAGGCAAAGGGATGGAGTTTATGGATCCTTCACTTGATGATACACATTCATTATGTAAATTGATGAGATGCTTGCAGATTGCTCTCCtatgtgttcaagaaaaggcAAATGATAGGCCTTCCATGTTGGAAATTTCTTCGATGCTACAGAGTGAAAATGCTGTAATGGAAAAACCGAAAATGCcagctttttcaaaaagaaatgaagacAAAGAAACTAATCCTGCACCGCGGCTAGAAGTGTGTTCCATTGATGATTCAACAATCTCAGAGGTTGTAGGCCGATGA
- the LOC18769998 gene encoding cysteine-rich receptor-like protein kinase 5 isoform X2 — MVFKFSSVLLVLLFFHFLVAFRLQSSEAQSWIKAAYWYSGSEFPIADINSALFTHLIYSFAGLNSSSYELSLSSDSEEQDQVQHYSTFSSTAKQKNPSVTTLISIGGGNADYSVFSTLVSNSSHRKTFIDSSIKIARLYGFQGLDLCWVSANTSADMTNMGNLFQEWRAAVKSEAANSSQAQLILTAAVQYKPDLESFSFPVESIRNNLNWVHVMAYDYYGPQWTNFTGAHAALYDPSSDASTDYGIKAWIGKGLSASKLVLGLPFYGYAWKLVNPRDNGIGAPATGPAITEDGSMSYKDIKGYIQRYGADIIYNATYVVKYCIIGSSWIGFDDAQVVKIKVSYAKEQSLLGYFVWQVSHDDNWVLSLAAAAQERASSGQKKRRLLIIILTTTASVVLILGSVMCYFRMRMFKSKAKESESRANYIADPAGTFNSNVPNLQVFGIAVIEEATEGFSIENKLGEGGYGPVYKGVLPNGQEIAVKKLSKASTQGFEEFKNEVMLTAKLQHVNLVRVLGFCIEHHEQMLIYEYMPKKSLDLYLFDPIRRYQLDWRKRVSIIEGVTQGLLYLQEYSRLTIIHRDLKASNILLDEEMRPKISDFGMARIFTKDEQEANTSRIVGTYGYVPPEYVKKGLYSTKSDVYSFGVLLVQIISGKKNAAFYGPNEDLNLLEYAYELWKEGKGMEFMDPSLDDTHSLCKLMRCLQIALLCVQEKANDRPSMLEISSMLQSENAVMEKPKMPAFSKRNEDKETNPAPRLEVCSIDDSTISEVVGR; from the exons ATggtattcaaattttcaagtgTACTACTAGTCCtccttttcttccattttcttgTTGCTTTTAGACTGCAAAGCTCAGAGGCACAATCTTGGATCAAAGCAGCATACTGGTATTCTGGCAGTGAATTCCCCATTGCTGACATAAACTCTGCGCTTTTTACTCACCTTATTTACTCATTTGCCGGTCTTAATTCATCATCCTATGAGCTCTCCCTCTCCTCTGACTCTGAGGAGCAGGATCAGGTGCAGCACTACTCCACCTTCTCATCCACGGCCAAGCAAAAGAACCCATCAGTCACCACCCTCATCTCCATTGGGGGTGGAAACGCAGACTACTCAGTCTTTTCAACACTTGTCAGTAATTCTTCTCACAGAAAGACCTTCATTGATTCTTCAATAAAGATTGCAAGGCTTTATGGCTTCCAAGGCCTAGACCTTTGCTGGGTTTCAGCTAACACAAGCGCGGACATGACCAACATGGGAAATTTGTTTCAAGAGTGGCGAGCTGCTGTCAAATCTGAGGCTGCAAATTCTAGCCAGGCGCAGCTGATTTTGACAGCAGCCGTTCAATACAAACCAGATTTGgagtccttttcttttccggTTGAATCCATTCGGAACAACTTGAATTGGGTACATGTAATGGCCTATGACTATTATGGGCCTCAGTGGACTAATTTCACCGGCGCTCATGCAGCTCTGTATGATCCATCAAGTGATGCTAGCACAGATTATGGTATCAAGGCATGGATTGGTAAGGGATTATCTGCTtccaaattggttttgggctTGCCTTTCTATGGCTATGCTTGGAAACTTGTGAATCCTAGGGACAATGGTATTGGTGCACCAGCAACAGGTCCAGCCATTACAGAGGATGGATCCATGAGCTACAAGGATATCAAGGGTTACATTCAGAGATATGGGGCTGATATAATCTACAATGCTACGTATGTAGTTAAGTACTGCATAATTGGATCATCTTGGATTGGTTTTGATGATGCTCAAGTtgtcaaaataaaagtttCTTATGCTAAGGAGCAGAGTTTGCTTGGATACTTTGTCTGGCAGGTTTCCCATGATGACAACTGGGTGCTTTCTCTTGCAGCTGCAG CTCAAGAGCGTGCAAGCAGTGGACAAAAAAAGCGGCGACTTCTTATAATCATTTTGACTACAACAGCTTCAGTTGTTCTCATATTAGGCTCCGTCATGTGTTACTTCCGCATGAGAATGTTCAAGTCAAAAG CTAAAGAATCAGAATCCAGGGCAAATTATATAGCAGACCCAGCTGGAACTTTTAATAGCAATGTACCTAATCTGCAAGTCTTTGGCATTGCTGTAATTGAGGAGGCAACAGAAGGATTTTCAATTGAAAATAAGCTTGGAGAGGGTGGTTATGGTCCAGTTTATAAG GGTGTATTGCCAAATGGACAAGAAATAGCTGTGAAAAAACTTTCAAAAGCTTCAACTCAAGGATTCGAGGAATTCAAGAACGAGGTCATGCTTACAGCAAAACTACAACACGTTAATCTTGTCAGGGTTTTGGGATTCTGCATCGAACACCATGAACAAATGCTGATTTATGAGTACATGCCAAAGAAAAGCTTGGATCTCTACCTCTTTG ATCCTATCAGAAGGTATCAACTAGATTGGAGAAAACGTGTTAGCATTATTGAAGGGGTTACTCAGGGACTTCTTTATCTCCAAGAATACTCAAGATTGACAATAATCCATCGAGATCTGAAAGCTAGCAACATTTTACTTGATGAGGAGATGAGGCCTAAGATCTCAGATTTTGGCATGGCTAGAATTTTCACAAAAGATGAACAAGAGGCAAACACAAGCCGGATCGTTGGAACATA TGGCTATGTACCTCCTGAATATGTTAAAAAAGGTCTATACTCCACGAAATCAGATGTTTATAGCTTTGGAGTTCTCCTTGTACAGATCATAAGTGGCAAGAAGAATGCCGCTTTCTATGGTCCAAATGAAGACTTAAACCTTCTAGAATAC GCATATGAACTTTGGAAAGAAGGCAAAGGGATGGAGTTTATGGATCCTTCACTTGATGATACACATTCATTATGTAAATTGATGAGATGCTTGCAGATTGCTCTCCtatgtgttcaagaaaaggcAAATGATAGGCCTTCCATGTTGGAAATTTCTTCGATGCTACAGAGTGAAAATGCTGTAATGGAAAAACCGAAAATGCcagctttttcaaaaagaaatgaagacAAAGAAACTAATCCTGCACCGCGGCTAGAAGTGTGTTCCATTGATGATTCAACAATCTCAGAGGTTGTAGGCCGATGA
- the LOC18770379 gene encoding chitotriosidase-1, with protein sequence MSSKTKTLQIFLLSTLLFLIQFNVSSGQTVVKGAYWYWDSGFPASSIDSSLFTNLFCAFADLDPNTYQVTVTSSNSAQFSSFTQTVQQKNPSVKTLLSIGGGGNDTIADTFASMASQPSRRKSFIDSSINLARSYNFHGIDLDWEYPDTTTHMTNFGTLLTELRAAVANESQTSGNTELLLAAAVFRSADYYTINYPIESISNSLDWINVMAYDFYGSAWNSSRDRTGPPAALYNATASQVNGDAGITSWVEAGLGADKIALGLPFYGYAWRLLNADEHGLFAPADGPADGPAIRTDGSINYKDILDFISQNGTQTVYNATVVTNYCYSGTTWIGYDDTQSISAKVSYAKQKGLLGYFSWQVSGDDNNWALSQTASTTWG encoded by the exons ATGTCTTCGAAAACCAAAACCCTTCAAATATTTCTCCTTTCCACCCTCCTTTTCCTTATCCAATTCAATGTCTCTTCCGGCCAAACTGTGGTTAAAGGCGCTTACTGGTATTGGGACAGCGGATTTCCAGCATCCAGCATAGATTCCAGCCTTTTCACTAATCTTTTCTGTGCATTTGCTGATCTTGATCCCAATACTTACCAAGTCACCGTTACTTCCTCAAACTCAGCCCAATTCTCGAGCTTCACACAAACAGTCCAACAAAAAAACCCTTCTGTGAAAACCCTCTTGTCCATTGGTGGAGGAGGCAATGATACTATTGCAGACACCTTTGCTTCAATGGCAAGCCAACCCAGCAGGCGAAAATCATTCATTGACTCCTCCATTAACTTAGCCAGGTCCTACAACTTCCATGGTATTGACCTTGATTGGGAGTACCCGGACACCACCACTCACATGACCAACTTTGGCACCCTTCTCACTGAGCTGCGAGCTGCTGTGGCCAATGAGTCCCAGACATCTGGCAACACCGAATTGCTTTTAGCCGCTGCAGTATTTCGCTCTGCAGATTACTATACCATAAATTACCCCATTGAGTCCATATCAAACAGTTTGGACTGGATCAATGTAATGGCTTATGACTTCTATGGCTCTGCTTGGAACTCAAGCAGAGACAGAACTGGACCACCGGCTGCATTATACAACGCAACCGCTAGCCAGGTTAATGGGGATGCTGGCATCACATCTTGGGTTGAGGCAGGTTTGGGTGCGGATAAGATAGCGCTGGGCCTTCCATTTTATGGGTATGCATGGCGTTTGCTGAATGCTGATGAGCATGGCCTTTTTGCTCCGGCTGATGGACCGGCTGATGGACCGGCTATTAGGACAGATGGGAGCATAAACTACAAGGACATACTGGACTTCATAAGCCAGAATGGGACACAGACAGTGTACAATGCGACGGTTGTTACAAACTACTGCTACTCTGGGACAACATGGATTGGCTATGACGACACACAGAGTATCTCTGCCAAGGTTTCATATGCTAAGCAAAAGGGGCTTCTTGGTTACTTCTCATGGCAAGTCAGTGGTGACGACAATAACTGGGCTCTTTCTCAAACAG CTTCAACTACTTGGGGATGA
- the LOC18771058 gene encoding cysteine-rich receptor-like protein kinase 19: protein MGSKNVTHLFLFICLISSQFYCCFSAQTGIRAGYWYVDSESPIPDINSALFTHLICAYADINSSTYQLSIPSSQEPSFSSFTGIVQRKNPSVITLLSIWNGLAATNQSILGEKANSSVLSSMASNPSNRKSFIESSIKTARLYGFQGIDLLWLWPRTTSDMINMGKLLDEWGAAVNSESRNSSDQSRLILTMAVRYLPAFESLSYPIESMKRNLDWAHVVAYDYHLPAKENVTGAHAALYDPSSHVNTNYGIKQWLNNSFPASKLVLGLPYHGYAWTLVNPKDNNGIGAPAAGKAETKDGSMSYKYIKWYIRSYGAPIMYNATYVVNYCIIGSNWIGFDDLEAVRTKIAYVKEKKLLGTNVFRVTNDDNWALSQAVQEEENDQENRRRLLLVVLLPITLIIILIAFVVCYLQRKLLKTKGMIIRGNSRSTSTSDINSDPPTLQAFSFSNIKAATNNFSSENKLGEGGFGPVYMGKLRGGQEIAVKRLSKTSTQGLEEFRNEVTLTARLQHVNLVRVLGFCTEKEEKMLIYEYMPNKSLDFYLFDPTRRYLLDWTKRVHIIEGVTQGLLYLQEYSNFTIIHRDLKGSNILLDHEMNAKISDFGMAKLFRKDGLVANTKRIVGTYGYVPPEYVKKGIYSTKYDVYSFGVLLLQMISGRRSTCYYGPNESLHLLQYAYLSWKEDKGREFIDPSLDDSSSSCKLLRCLQVALLCVQENPEDRPTMLEVYSMLKTDIEPVPTPTKMAFSGHGIVENTSTPQQGSCSVNDAQISELQPR from the exons ATGGGATCAAAAAACGTCACCCACCTTTTCCTCTTCATCTGCCTTATTTCGTCTCAGTTTTATTGTTGTTTCTCTGCACAAACTGGGATCAGAGCTGGTTACTGGTATGTCGATAGCGAGTCCCCGATACCTGACATAAACTCTGCCTTGTTCACTCATCTTATTTGTGCCTATGCTGATATAAATTCATCCACCTACCAGCTCTCCATCCCTTCCTCTCAGGAGCCATCCTTCTCCAGCTTCACCGGTATCGTCCAGCGCAAAAACCCATCAGTTATAACACTCCTGTCCATCTGGAATGGACTAGCTGCAACAAATCAATCAATTTTGGGGGAGAAAGCTAACTCTTCAGTCTTGTCCTCAATGGCCAGCAATCCTTCTAACAGAAAGTCTTTCATTGAATCTTCAATCAAAACAGCAAGGCTTTATGGCTTTCAAGGTATCGACTTGCTTTGGCTTTGGCCTAGGACAACCTCTGATATGATCAACATGGGAAAGCTATTGGATGAGTGGGGGGCTGCTGTGAATTCTGAGTCAAGAAACTCTAGTGATCAGTCACGCTTGATATTGACAATGGCGGTTCGTTATCTGCCTGCTTTCGAATCATTGAGTTACCCGATTGAATCTATGAAAAGGAATTTGGATTGGGCACATGTTGTGGCATATGACTATCATCTACCTGCTAAGGAGAATGTTACTGGTGCTCATGCTGCTTTATATGACCCGTCAAGCCATGTTAACACCAACTACGGTATAAAGCAATGGCTAAACAACTCATTTCCTGCTAGCAAACTGGTTTTGGGTTTGCCTTACCATGGCTATGCGTGGACACTTGTGAACCCCAAAGACAATAATGGAATTGGGGCACCTGCAGCCGGAAAAGCTGAGACGAAAGATGGATCCATGAGCTATAAATACATCAAGTGGTACATTAGAAGCTACGGAGCTCCCATAATGTATAATGCTACTTATGTTGTGAATTATTGTATCATAGGATCGAATTGGATTGGTTTTGATGATTTGGAAGCTGTCAGAACTAAGATTGCATatgtgaaggagaagaagctaCTTGGTACCAATGTGTTTCGAGTCACCAATGATGACAATTGGGCGCTTTCTCAGGCAG ttcaagaggaagaaaatgatCAAGAAAACAGGCGGCGGTTATTGCTTGTAGTTTTGCTTCCAATTACTTTGATCATAATCCTCATAGCCTTCGTGGTGTGTTACttacaaagaaaattgttGAAGACAAAAG GGATGATTATTCGTGGGAATTCAAGGTCTACTAGTACATCAGATATTAACAGTGATCCACCAACTCTGCAAGCATTCAGTTTTTCGAATATCAAAGCAGCAACAAATAACTTCTCAAGTGAAAACAAGCTTGGAGAGGGAGGGTTTGGTCCTGTTTACATG ggTAAATTGCGAGGAGGACAGGAAATCGCAGTGAAAAGACTTTCGAAAACGTCAACTCAAGGACTTGAGGAATTTAGAAATGAGGTTACACTTACTGCAAGACTACAGCATGTAAATCTAGTTCGAGTTCTTGGATTTTGCActgagaaggaagaaaaaatgcTGATCTACGAGTACATGCCCAACAAAAGCTTGGACTTCTACCTTTTTG ATCCTACCAGACGGTATCTTCTAGACTGGACAAAGCGTGTGCACATCATTGAAGGGGTTACCCAAGGACTCCTATATCTTCAAGAATACTCCAATTTTACAATTATTCACCGAGATCTGAAAGGTAGCAACATTTTACTTGACCATGAAATGAATGCTAAGATATCAGATTTTGGAATGGCTAAACTTTTCAGAAAAGATGGACTTGTAGCAAACACAAAGCGGATTGTTGGAACATA TGGCTATGTTCCTCCTGAATATGTAAAAAAAGGTATATACTCTACAAAGTACGACGTCTACAGCTTTGGGGTTCTACTTTTGCAAATGATTAGTGGAAGGAGGAGCACATGTTACTATGGTCCAAACGAAAGCTTGCACCTCTTGCAATAT GCATATCTATCATGGAAAGAGGACAAAGGAAGGGAATTTATTGATCCATCACTGGatgattcttcttcttcttgcaaaTTATTGAGATGCTTGCAAGTGGCTCTATTATGTGTCCAGGAAAATCCAGAGGATAGGCCTACAATGTTGGAAGTTTATTCCATGCTCAAAACTGACATTGAACCCGTTCCTACTCCTACGAAGATGGCTTTCTCAGGACATGGAATTGTGGAAAACACATCAACACCGCAGCAAGGAAGTTGTTCAGTTAATGATGCACAAATTTCCGAATTGCAACCCCGATGA